One stretch of Musicola paradisiaca NCPPB 2511 DNA includes these proteins:
- the guaA gene encoding glutamine-hydrolyzing GMP synthase — protein sequence MTENIHQHRILILDFGSQYTQLVARRVRELGVYCELWAWDVTEAQIREFNPNGIILSGGPESTTEFNSPRAPEYVFQAGVPVLGVCYGMQTMAMQLGGQVEGSSEREFGYAQVEIKTPSALIRDIQDEVSASGAPLLDVWMSHGDKVTAIPADFVTVASTDTCPYAIMANEEKRFYGVQFHPEVTHTRQGQRMLERFVRDICQCEALWTPAKIIDDAIARIREQVGADKVILGLSGGVDSSVTALLLHRAIGDRLTCVFVDNGLLRLNEAEQVMEMFGDQFGLNIVHVPAEERFLSALAGIADPEAKRKTIGRVFVDVFDEEAGKLTDVKWLAQGTIYPDVIESAASATGKAHVIKSHHNVGGLPDDMALGLVEPLKELFKDEVRKIGLELGLPYNMLYRHPFPGPGLGVRVLGEVKKEYCDLLRRADAIFIEELHKAELYDKVSQAFTVFLPVRSVGVMGDGRKYDWVVSLRAVETIDFMTAHWAHLPYDFLGRVSNRIINEVDGISRVVYDVSGKPPATIEWE from the coding sequence ATGACAGAAAACATTCATCAACACCGCATTCTTATTCTTGATTTCGGTTCGCAATACACGCAACTGGTAGCACGCCGGGTGCGTGAGCTGGGGGTGTACTGTGAACTGTGGGCGTGGGATGTGACCGAAGCGCAGATCCGCGAATTTAACCCGAACGGCATCATCCTTTCCGGCGGCCCGGAAAGTACGACCGAGTTCAATAGTCCGCGTGCGCCGGAATATGTTTTCCAGGCCGGCGTGCCGGTACTGGGCGTATGTTACGGCATGCAGACCATGGCGATGCAACTGGGCGGTCAGGTTGAAGGTTCCAGTGAGCGTGAATTCGGGTATGCGCAGGTGGAAATCAAAACACCAAGCGCGCTGATTCGCGACATTCAGGATGAAGTCAGCGCCAGCGGCGCACCGCTGTTGGATGTGTGGATGAGCCACGGCGATAAAGTCACCGCTATTCCGGCTGATTTTGTTACCGTCGCCAGCACCGACACCTGCCCGTATGCCATCATGGCTAATGAAGAAAAACGCTTCTACGGCGTACAGTTCCATCCGGAAGTCACCCATACCCGTCAGGGTCAGCGGATGTTAGAGCGTTTTGTCCGTGATATCTGCCAGTGTGAAGCGCTGTGGACCCCGGCCAAAATCATCGATGACGCGATTGCCCGTATCCGTGAGCAGGTGGGCGCAGACAAAGTGATCCTTGGTCTGTCCGGCGGTGTTGATTCATCCGTCACCGCGTTATTGTTGCACCGTGCGATTGGCGATCGCCTGACTTGCGTGTTTGTCGATAACGGCCTGTTGCGTTTGAACGAAGCCGAGCAGGTGATGGAGATGTTCGGCGATCAGTTCGGTCTGAACATTGTCCATGTCCCGGCGGAAGAGCGTTTCCTGTCGGCGCTGGCCGGTATTGCCGACCCGGAAGCCAAACGCAAAACCATCGGCCGGGTATTCGTTGACGTGTTTGATGAAGAAGCGGGCAAGTTGACTGACGTGAAATGGCTGGCGCAAGGCACCATCTATCCGGATGTGATCGAGTCCGCCGCTTCCGCCACCGGCAAGGCGCATGTCATCAAATCGCACCACAACGTCGGTGGTTTGCCGGACGACATGGCGCTGGGGCTGGTTGAGCCGCTGAAAGAGCTGTTCAAAGATGAAGTGCGCAAAATAGGTCTGGAACTGGGCCTGCCGTACAACATGCTGTACCGTCATCCGTTCCCGGGGCCGGGGCTTGGCGTGCGAGTGCTGGGTGAGGTGAAGAAAGAGTATTGCGACCTGCTGCGTCGCGCCGATGCCATCTTCATTGAAGAACTGCACAAGGCTGAGCTGTACGATAAGGTCAGCCAGGCGTTCACCGTATTCCTGCCGGTACGTTCCGTCGGCGTCATGGGCGATGGCCGTAAATATGATTGGGTCGTCTCGCTGCGTGCGGTCGAAACTATCGACTTCATGACCGCGCACTGGGCGCACCTGCCGTATGATTTCCTTGGCCGTGTGTCCAACCGCATCATCAACGAAGTGGACGGTATCTCTCGCGTGGTGTACGACGTATCGGGTAAGCCACCGGCGACGATCGAGTGGGAGTGA
- the bamB gene encoding outer membrane protein assembly factor BamB produces the protein MQLRKTLLVGLVSVMLLSGCSLFDNEEDVVKMSPLPQVTSQFTPTKVWSRSVGNGTGEFYSNLRPAWQDNRVYAADRRGTVKAMDLNSGEEKWRADLSEKTGLLASNRSALLSGGVSVSGNHVYVGSERAQIFALNADDGSQVWQTKVAGEVLSRPVVSDGVVLIHTSNGMLQALSETDGTIKWTANLDMPSLSLRGESSPVAAFGAAIVGGDNGRVSAVMINQGQMIWQQRISQPGGATEISRLNDVDTTPVVAGDVVYALGYNGNMTALDLRSGQVTWKREMGSVNDFIVDGSRIYLVDQDDRVVALNTSGGVVVWKQGDLLHRNLTAPALYNGYLVVGDAEGYLHWIDTTDGRFVAQQKVDSSGLQSKPIVASDKLVVQSKSGEVYAFTR, from the coding sequence ATGCAATTGCGTAAAACACTTTTGGTCGGGCTGGTTTCTGTGATGCTGCTGAGCGGCTGTTCCCTGTTTGATAACGAAGAAGACGTAGTCAAAATGTCTCCGTTGCCGCAAGTGACCAGTCAGTTCACGCCTACCAAGGTCTGGAGCCGTTCAGTTGGAAACGGTACCGGTGAATTCTATTCGAATCTCCGCCCAGCCTGGCAGGACAACCGTGTTTATGCGGCCGATCGTCGCGGCACGGTAAAAGCCATGGATCTCAATAGCGGCGAAGAAAAATGGCGCGCCGATCTGTCAGAAAAAACCGGGCTATTGGCGAGCAACCGTTCGGCATTGTTGTCCGGCGGCGTCTCTGTTTCCGGCAACCATGTTTATGTCGGTAGTGAACGCGCTCAGATCTTTGCTTTGAATGCGGATGATGGCTCTCAGGTATGGCAGACCAAGGTTGCGGGGGAAGTGCTGTCCCGTCCGGTGGTCAGCGATGGTGTGGTGTTGATCCATACCAGCAACGGCATGCTGCAAGCGTTGAGTGAAACGGATGGCACTATCAAGTGGACGGCGAATCTGGATATGCCGTCGTTGTCGTTACGCGGCGAGTCTTCTCCGGTTGCCGCTTTTGGCGCGGCGATTGTCGGTGGCGACAACGGTCGGGTCAGCGCGGTGATGATCAATCAGGGGCAGATGATTTGGCAACAACGTATCTCCCAGCCGGGCGGCGCGACGGAAATATCTCGTCTGAATGATGTGGATACTACGCCGGTAGTGGCTGGCGATGTGGTATACGCGCTGGGTTACAACGGCAATATGACTGCGCTCGATCTGCGTTCCGGTCAAGTGACCTGGAAGCGCGAAATGGGTTCAGTAAATGATTTTATTGTGGACGGTTCCCGCATTTATCTGGTGGATCAGGATGATCGCGTGGTTGCACTCAATACCAGCGGCGGCGTGGTGGTCTGGAAACAGGGTGATCTGTTGCACCGCAATCTGACGGCGCCTGCGTTGTATAACGGCTATCTGGTGGTCGGCGATGCGGAAGGGTATCTCCACTGGATTGATACCACCGATGGTCGTTTTGTCGCACAGCAGAAAGTGGACAGTTCCGGTCTGCAGAGTAAGCCGATTGTCGCCAGCGATAAACTGGTGGTTCAGTCCAAAAGCGGTGAGGTTTACGCATTCACTCGCTGA
- the xseA gene encoding exodeoxyribonuclease VII large subunit, with protein MSQLPLSAIFTVSRLNQTVKQLLESEMGLIWLSGEISNFSQPASGHWYFTLKDERAQVRCAMFRTSNRRVVFRPQNGQQVLIRASVTLYEPRGDYQLLADSMHPAGDGLLQQQFEHLKQRLSAEGLFDQQHKQPLPKPAYRIGVITSASGAALHDILQVLQRRDPSLPVVVYPTAVQGVEAPLQIVRAIELANQRQECDVLIVGRGGGSLEDLWSFNDERVARAIFASNIPIVSAVGHEIDVTIADFVADLRAPTPSAAAELVSRDQTELLRRLQTQRQRLDMAMDYYLAQCQQRFSRLHHRLQQQHPQLRLARQQTQLIRLSQRLDEAMQQQLRQTQRRQERAFQRLMQQQPQPRLHRAHQQLQQLRYRLQSLLEKQLGQQKQRFGELCSHLEAVSPLATLARGYSVTTAADGQVLTQTRQASLGDTLKTRLQDGWVESRITDVQALSSSIAPKRRSKTRKTTD; from the coding sequence ATGTCTCAACTTCCCTTGTCCGCTATTTTTACTGTCAGCCGTCTGAATCAAACGGTAAAACAGCTGCTGGAAAGCGAAATGGGCCTGATCTGGCTTTCCGGCGAAATATCCAACTTCTCCCAACCGGCTTCTGGACACTGGTATTTCACCCTGAAAGATGAACGCGCTCAGGTGCGCTGCGCCATGTTCCGCACCAGCAACCGTCGGGTGGTTTTTCGACCACAGAATGGTCAGCAAGTGTTGATCCGCGCCAGCGTAACGCTTTACGAACCCCGGGGGGATTATCAGCTGCTGGCGGACAGTATGCATCCGGCGGGTGATGGCCTACTGCAACAGCAGTTTGAACACTTGAAGCAACGGTTGTCCGCCGAAGGGCTGTTTGATCAACAACATAAACAACCTTTACCCAAACCGGCGTACCGAATCGGTGTCATCACCTCCGCCAGCGGTGCAGCCCTGCATGATATTTTGCAGGTTTTGCAGCGACGCGATCCCTCGCTGCCAGTGGTGGTTTACCCTACGGCAGTACAGGGGGTTGAAGCGCCATTGCAGATTGTCCGCGCCATTGAATTGGCCAACCAACGGCAGGAGTGCGACGTTTTGATCGTTGGCCGTGGCGGCGGTTCACTGGAAGATCTATGGAGCTTTAACGACGAGCGTGTCGCCCGCGCCATCTTCGCCAGCAACATCCCGATCGTCAGTGCTGTCGGGCACGAAATTGACGTCACCATTGCCGATTTTGTCGCCGATCTGCGCGCCCCAACGCCGTCCGCCGCAGCAGAACTGGTCAGTCGCGACCAGACGGAATTGCTGCGCAGGCTGCAGACTCAGCGCCAACGGCTCGATATGGCGATGGATTACTACCTTGCCCAATGCCAACAGCGTTTTTCCCGATTGCATCACCGCCTGCAACAGCAACACCCCCAGTTGCGCCTGGCCCGCCAGCAAACACAGCTAATCCGCCTGAGCCAACGGTTGGATGAAGCAATGCAACAACAGCTACGCCAGACGCAGCGCCGTCAGGAACGCGCCTTTCAGCGTCTGATGCAACAACAACCACAACCGCGATTACATCGCGCCCACCAGCAACTACAACAACTTCGTTATCGGTTGCAATCTCTGTTGGAAAAACAATTAGGCCAGCAGAAACAGCGTTTTGGCGAATTATGTTCCCATCTGGAAGCGGTCAGCCCGCTGGCAACGCTGGCTCGTGGTTATAGCGTGACAACAGCGGCTGACGGCCAAGTCTTGACCCAAACTCGACAGGCCAGTCTCGGCGATACGTTGAAAACCCGCTTACAGGATGGGTGGGTTGAAAGCCGGATAACCGACGTGCAGGCGTTATCTTCCAGCATTGCGCCAAAACGCCGTTCCAAAACACGAAAAACGACTGACTGA
- the der gene encoding ribosome biogenesis GTPase Der — protein sequence MIPVVALVGRPNVGKSTLFNRLTRTRDALVADFPGLTRDRKYGRAEVEGHEFIIIDTGGIDGSEDGVETRMAEQSLQAIEEADIVLFLVDARDGLMPADHAIAQHLRTREKATFLVANKVDGIDIDTGIADFYSLGFGDVYPIAASHGRGVTSLLESALLPFVDAGEPERELTEEEENAAYWAEQLGEEEGESEEEDAFPVPADQPIKLAIVGRPNVGKSTLTNRILGEDRVVVYDMPGTTRDSIYIPMERDEREYILIDTAGVRKRGKITDAVEKFSVIKTLQAIEDANVVLLVIDAREGISDQDLSLLGFILNSGRSLVIVVNKWDGLSQEIKEQVKETLDLRLGFIDFARIHFISALHGSGVGNLFESVDEAYECSTRRVGTAMLTRIMQMAVDDHQPPLVRGRRVKLKYAHAGGYNPPIVVIHGNQVKDLPDSYKRYLMNYYRRSLDVMGTPIRIQFKEGENPYAGKRNTLTASQQRKRKRLIQHIKKGK from the coding sequence ATGATACCTGTCGTCGCGCTGGTCGGGCGCCCGAATGTGGGGAAATCCACACTATTTAACCGCTTGACTCGTACCCGGGATGCATTAGTGGCGGATTTCCCAGGGCTGACACGTGACCGCAAGTATGGTCGTGCCGAAGTGGAGGGCCACGAGTTCATTATCATCGATACCGGCGGTATTGATGGGAGTGAAGACGGCGTGGAGACACGTATGGCCGAGCAATCTCTACAAGCGATTGAAGAAGCTGATATTGTGCTGTTTTTGGTCGATGCGCGCGATGGTCTGATGCCTGCCGATCACGCCATTGCCCAGCATTTACGCACGCGCGAGAAAGCGACATTTCTGGTCGCCAATAAAGTTGACGGTATTGATATCGATACCGGGATTGCCGATTTCTATTCATTAGGATTTGGTGACGTCTATCCGATCGCGGCTTCGCATGGCCGTGGGGTAACGTCGCTGCTGGAAAGTGCGCTGCTGCCGTTTGTCGATGCGGGGGAACCTGAACGCGAACTGACTGAAGAAGAAGAGAATGCGGCCTACTGGGCGGAGCAACTCGGCGAAGAAGAGGGGGAATCCGAAGAGGAAGACGCATTCCCAGTGCCCGCCGATCAGCCGATTAAATTGGCGATTGTCGGACGTCCGAATGTGGGCAAATCCACGCTGACCAACCGTATCCTTGGCGAGGATCGTGTGGTGGTTTATGACATGCCCGGTACGACACGCGATAGCATTTATATCCCGATGGAGCGCGATGAGCGGGAATACATCCTGATCGACACCGCCGGGGTGCGTAAACGCGGCAAGATTACCGATGCAGTGGAAAAGTTCTCGGTTATCAAAACATTGCAGGCTATTGAAGATGCCAATGTCGTGCTGCTGGTGATCGATGCCCGCGAGGGGATCTCGGATCAGGATCTGTCGCTGCTGGGTTTCATCCTCAATTCCGGTCGTTCGTTGGTGATTGTGGTGAACAAGTGGGACGGCTTGTCGCAGGAGATCAAAGAGCAGGTTAAGGAAACGCTGGATCTGCGGCTGGGTTTCATTGATTTTGCCCGTATCCATTTCATTTCAGCCTTGCATGGCAGCGGTGTCGGTAATCTGTTCGAATCGGTAGATGAAGCCTATGAATGCTCTACCCGCCGCGTAGGTACAGCAATGCTGACCCGCATTATGCAAATGGCGGTGGATGATCATCAGCCGCCGTTGGTGCGTGGGCGTCGGGTGAAGCTGAAGTACGCTCATGCCGGTGGTTACAACCCACCGATTGTGGTGATCCACGGCAATCAGGTGAAGGACTTGCCGGATTCTTACAAGCGTTACCTGATGAATTATTACCGTCGTTCGCTTGATGTGATGGGAACGCCTATCCGTATTCAATTCAAGGAAGGGGAAAACCCCTATGCCGGCAAGCGCAATACGCTAACAGCCAGCCAGCAGCGAAAACGTAAACGCCTGATTCAACACATCAAGAAAGGCAAATAA
- a CDS encoding response regulator has translation MTETALPRVLCVDDESNVLAAMERNLFGEFDVVVAPSGEAGLDAIRWGKRFAVIMSDMRMPNMDGATFLAKARELSPDSVRILLTGQADVESSIAAINKGAIFRYLCKPCPKEDLVSALNDAVSQYRLICAEKELLATTLTASVKTLTEVLAMVAPWAFQRAAFAQSCVHHALTKLEWPDGWIYTIAASLSQIGCVGIPADIVQADAAQRELTEGEKKLLKEHPDVAARLVAHIPRLELVAEIIRHQDKIAPSSAPTEVIRGSHLLRGALELERHASRGQALEHPGEILRALRPPIPEYIIKTLTDFRTNTAGVRTVRICELKPGWVIDEDIRTTNDLMVLTKGHELTDTAISALQRLLAANAVKEPIRVRGLPDTPASS, from the coding sequence ATGACTGAAACTGCCTTGCCCCGCGTATTGTGCGTAGATGACGAATCCAATGTACTTGCCGCAATGGAGCGTAACCTGTTTGGCGAATTCGACGTTGTGGTGGCTCCTAGCGGGGAAGCCGGCCTGGATGCCATTCGCTGGGGCAAACGTTTTGCCGTGATTATGTCCGACATGCGTATGCCCAACATGGATGGCGCCACCTTCCTCGCCAAAGCCCGCGAACTCTCCCCCGACAGCGTGCGTATCCTGCTTACCGGTCAGGCTGACGTGGAATCCTCCATCGCCGCCATCAACAAGGGAGCCATCTTCCGTTACCTCTGCAAACCGTGTCCGAAAGAAGATCTGGTTTCGGCACTTAATGACGCCGTCAGCCAGTACCGTCTCATTTGTGCAGAAAAGGAATTGCTGGCAACCACCCTCACCGCTTCGGTCAAAACGCTGACTGAAGTACTCGCCATGGTCGCACCGTGGGCTTTTCAACGGGCGGCGTTTGCCCAGTCCTGTGTCCACCATGCGCTGACCAAGCTAGAATGGCCTGATGGGTGGATATACACCATCGCCGCGTCCTTGAGCCAAATCGGCTGCGTCGGCATTCCCGCCGATATCGTCCAAGCCGATGCGGCCCAGCGCGAACTCACCGAGGGAGAGAAAAAACTCCTCAAGGAACACCCAGATGTCGCCGCGCGATTGGTGGCACACATCCCCCGCCTCGAGCTGGTGGCCGAGATCATCCGCCACCAGGACAAGATTGCCCCGTCCAGCGCCCCCACCGAGGTTATCCGCGGTTCACACCTCTTGCGCGGCGCCCTCGAACTCGAGCGCCACGCATCGCGGGGACAGGCACTGGAACATCCAGGGGAAATCCTGCGTGCGTTACGACCGCCGATCCCTGAGTACATTATCAAAACCCTGACTGATTTCCGCACCAACACAGCCGGTGTCCGCACTGTGCGCATTTGCGAATTGAAGCCTGGCTGGGTGATAGATGAAGACATACGCACCACCAACGACTTAATGGTACTTACCAAAGGTCATGAACTCACCGATACCGCTATCTCTGCACTTCAACGCCTCCTTGCCGCCAACGCCGTCAAAGAACCGATCCGGGTACGTGGACTTCCGGATACCCCGGCATCATCGTGA
- a CDS encoding M4 family metallopeptidase, whose amino-acid sequence MKSVRSIIPPYILHRIINNGSDEQRYCAQRTLMHVQSLMVEPATPYPDHEERLGGKPQRTILNAGNQSLQPPIGTLIRAEGQSGNGDIAVEEAYSHLGATYDFFWQVFGRNSLDNKGLALKGIVHYGKNYQNAFWDGRQMVFGDGDGEIFNRFTIAVDIVGHELVHGLIDHETSLIYSRQSGALNESLSDIFGSMIKQFQLKQTVQQADWIIGAGLFTEDIDGKGLRSLARPGTAYDDLLIGTDPQPAHMRDFVNTREDNGGVHLNAGIPNRAFYLVAMALGGHSWEKAGQIWYAAMCDSNLPANADFSIFARLTVEHAEQLFNKVVADIVLQAWHQVGVDTGILNEHDYYDKLEKQ is encoded by the coding sequence ATGAAGTCTGTCCGTAGCATCATTCCGCCCTACATACTGCACCGGATTATCAACAATGGTTCTGACGAACAGCGCTATTGCGCCCAGCGGACTCTGATGCACGTTCAGTCACTGATGGTCGAGCCAGCGACGCCATATCCTGATCACGAAGAACGTTTGGGCGGTAAGCCTCAGCGCACAATCCTCAATGCCGGCAATCAGAGCCTGCAACCACCGATCGGCACATTAATCCGTGCGGAAGGGCAATCCGGCAACGGTGATATTGCCGTCGAAGAGGCTTATAGCCATCTTGGTGCTACCTATGACTTCTTTTGGCAAGTTTTTGGACGAAATTCATTGGATAACAAAGGATTGGCATTAAAAGGAATCGTTCATTACGGCAAAAACTACCAAAACGCATTCTGGGATGGGCGCCAGATGGTGTTTGGTGACGGCGACGGCGAGATCTTCAATCGCTTTACCATCGCTGTGGATATCGTCGGCCATGAACTGGTGCACGGGCTTATAGACCATGAAACCAGTCTGATTTACTCCCGTCAGTCAGGGGCGTTGAATGAATCACTGTCTGATATTTTCGGATCGATGATCAAACAGTTCCAATTGAAACAAACCGTGCAACAGGCCGACTGGATCATTGGCGCCGGTTTGTTTACCGAGGATATCGACGGCAAGGGGCTACGTTCGTTGGCCCGCCCGGGAACTGCCTATGACGACCTGCTGATCGGTACGGATCCACAACCCGCCCACATGCGCGATTTCGTCAACACTCGTGAAGATAACGGCGGCGTACACCTTAACGCCGGTATTCCCAATCGGGCTTTCTATCTGGTGGCGATGGCGCTCGGCGGGCATTCCTGGGAAAAGGCGGGACAAATCTGGTATGCCGCCATGTGCGACAGCAACCTGCCTGCCAATGCGGATTTTTCCATTTTCGCCAGGCTAACCGTCGAACACGCCGAGCAGTTATTCAACAAAGTGGTGGCTGATATCGTATTGCAAGCCTGGCATCAGGTCGGCGTTGACACCGGTATCCTGAACGAACACGACTATTACGACAAACTTGAAAAGCAGTAA
- a CDS encoding HDOD domain-containing protein → MQVMFVDDESRVLSGIERALMMQDTGWEYRFASSGQEALAMLEEKPADVVVSDMRMPFMDGAELLAQVRNRWPGTIRIILSGYSEPAATLRMLDVAHRFVSKPCDSTVLLTMIESALTLRDMFRNPAVIEIVGGVNRLPAAPKVFTAVCRLLNDPGSDTRHIAELLGSDPALSAKIMQLANSTYFARGGHINDIGNAITHLGLDQVRQLVLASQVFADAKTDHCVERLQRNALLAATLAARISSHQGLEPTAALLANIAWLIPELRESDGKAFTALDNVPMLAAVGAYLLALWGLPMDIVEAVACHVRPSHSAEKVFGTIGIVHVAVTLVNNGVLDLDYLEQTGVLNKLPQWQEMLAHIQETRDD, encoded by the coding sequence ATGCAAGTGATGTTCGTCGATGACGAAAGCCGGGTGCTTTCCGGCATTGAGCGGGCACTCATGATGCAGGACACCGGATGGGAATACCGCTTCGCCAGTAGCGGTCAGGAAGCACTGGCTATGCTGGAGGAAAAACCGGCCGACGTAGTGGTGTCCGACATGCGTATGCCCTTTATGGATGGCGCTGAATTACTGGCGCAGGTACGCAACCGCTGGCCTGGCACCATACGTATTATTCTGTCCGGCTACTCTGAGCCCGCGGCTACCTTGCGCATGTTGGACGTGGCTCACCGGTTTGTCTCTAAACCCTGCGACAGCACGGTACTGCTGACTATGATAGAAAGCGCACTGACCCTGCGCGACATGTTCCGGAACCCGGCCGTGATCGAGATAGTCGGCGGCGTCAACCGGTTGCCCGCCGCCCCCAAAGTGTTCACCGCAGTATGCCGCCTCCTTAACGATCCCGGCAGCGATACCCGACACATCGCCGAACTTCTGGGCAGTGACCCGGCGCTGAGCGCCAAGATTATGCAGCTTGCGAATTCGACCTATTTCGCCAGAGGTGGTCACATCAACGATATAGGAAACGCCATTACCCATTTGGGTCTGGATCAGGTGAGACAGCTCGTCCTGGCTTCTCAAGTCTTTGCTGACGCGAAGACAGACCATTGTGTGGAACGGTTACAGCGAAACGCCCTGCTCGCCGCCACTCTAGCCGCCCGTATTTCCAGCCACCAGGGGTTGGAGCCGACTGCCGCCCTGCTCGCCAACATTGCATGGCTCATCCCCGAACTGAGGGAATCTGACGGCAAGGCCTTCACAGCGCTCGACAACGTCCCCATGCTCGCCGCAGTGGGCGCGTATCTGCTGGCCTTGTGGGGATTACCCATGGATATCGTGGAAGCAGTGGCATGTCATGTGCGACCTTCCCATTCTGCCGAAAAAGTCTTCGGCACGATCGGCATCGTTCATGTCGCGGTCACCCTCGTCAATAACGGCGTCCTCGATCTGGACTATCTCGAACAAACCGGCGTACTGAACAAACTGCCCCAGTGGCAGGAGATGCTCGCCCACATACAGGAAACTCGCGATGACTGA
- a CDS encoding zinc ribbon domain-containing protein → MEAYCPECRQSMQWRNAERFYCVSCERSFERLALCPECRLLLQRLKACGADSYLCQHGHGLISRSRVIFCYQPVPSE, encoded by the coding sequence ATGGAGGCATATTGCCCAGAGTGTCGGCAATCCATGCAGTGGCGTAACGCAGAGCGGTTCTATTGCGTTTCCTGCGAGCGGTCGTTTGAGCGCCTGGCGTTGTGTCCGGAGTGCCGGTTACTGCTGCAGAGACTAAAAGCCTGTGGGGCAGACAGTTATCTCTGTCAGCATGGTCATGGGCTGATATCCCGCTCCCGCGTTATTTTTTGTTATCAGCCAGTGCCGTCGGAGTGA
- a CDS encoding YfgM family protein: MEVYTTESEQIDAVRRFLVENGKALAVGVVLGVGALVGWRFWQNHQESTAMASSMAYQQAMDTLTAAAGKPEGIAGIQQFAAEEHGSYSALASLSLARQYADQNDFPKAEQQLRQALSQTKDADLQTIVNLRLARVLLQQKKADDALKTLDAVKSAGWLAMAADVRGDALVSKGDTQGARDAYNQGIASNPPQGLQSILRMKLNNLSS; this comes from the coding sequence GTGGAAGTCTATACCACTGAAAGTGAACAGATTGATGCAGTTCGCCGGTTCCTTGTCGAGAATGGCAAGGCTCTGGCGGTTGGCGTCGTGCTGGGCGTCGGCGCTCTGGTGGGGTGGCGTTTCTGGCAAAACCATCAGGAAAGTACGGCAATGGCTTCTTCCATGGCCTATCAGCAGGCGATGGATACGCTGACTGCGGCTGCGGGCAAGCCGGAAGGTATTGCCGGAATTCAACAATTCGCTGCAGAAGAGCATGGCAGTTATAGCGCGCTGGCATCGCTGTCTTTGGCGCGCCAGTATGCCGATCAGAATGATTTTCCTAAAGCTGAACAGCAACTGCGTCAGGCGTTGAGCCAGACCAAAGATGCTGACTTGCAGACGATTGTGAATCTGCGTTTGGCTCGCGTCTTGTTGCAGCAGAAAAAGGCGGATGATGCTCTGAAAACGCTGGATGCGGTTAAATCCGCCGGCTGGCTCGCCATGGCGGCGGATGTCCGCGGCGATGCGCTGGTCAGCAAGGGTGATACTCAGGGCGCGCGCGATGCCTATAATCAGGGCATTGCCTCTAATCCGCCGCAGGGGCTGCAATCCATATTGCGTATGAAACTGAATAACCTGTCCAGCTAA